Sequence from the Castanea sativa cultivar Marrone di Chiusa Pesio chromosome 12, ASM4071231v1 genome:
gacccacccATGGAAACGCAGACGCGTTGCTATCCAAACCCAGCCTTACATTGCTTCTATAAAACCTGCGTTGTTTTTGAGccaaatgatttttttccccatgAATTCCAATCTATTTACATGCTGCGAGATACTGGAAAGTTGTCAcctcttttatttgatttgttcCCCCTTCCATTCCTTATGCATGCCATGAATTAAACAAGCAAAGTGATGGGCAGTTTACTATGTCCATTTAGATTTGAGATGAAAGGTGGAAAAGTGAGTTAAAAAAGATTAGTGTGAGCAGAGATGTCCAAATTGATCTGTTATTTTAACCCAGGCTATCTTTTAATAATACAAGTACTCAGAAATGTTTACTGGTTTGTATTTGCCATTTTTAATCTCTCTGTTATTTGTATGTTCTATGAACTGCAGAGTGTTATAAATTTGTTCACGCTTATCTTTGCAAAGTGCCTTgtcattgtgaaaattttaaatgtctCGTCTCTTTTTTTCCCGACATTTGAAATTGTAGACACGGCCACATGCAACTGTTGAGGTGGAAATATCAGAAGATATGCAGCTGGTGCATTTTGACTTCAACAGGTAAACCAGCCTTTGAGCATGCTATATTTCTCAAATTTCAGCTCCCATTAATCGACTGATCTTCTTCAAACATCTATACACCATTTTGTAGAGGGGATGTTGACTGCTGAGACAGTCCCCACTAGCATGGTATTGATATAGTCAGAAATACTATCCATTTGACTCTTAAGTGACTCTTAAAATTGCTACAAGAAAAGCTGAGGGAACCAACCAAGCATCTTCTagactttgatttttttccaagtatttgATTTATTTCCAAGTATTTGATTTATTGTACTTAAGGGTCACTAACTATCACTATCATCTATACACCATTTTGTAGAGGGGATGTTGACTGCTGAGACAGTCCCCACTAGCATGGTATTGATATAGTCAGAAATACTATGCATTTGACTCTTAAGTAACTATTAATATTGCTACAAGAAAAGCTGAGGGAACCAACCAAGCATCTTCTagactttgatttttttccaagtatttgATTTATTGTACTTAAGGGTCACTAACTATCATTTTACTTGGTCCTATTTGCAGCACCCCGTTTGAGCTCCATGATGACAACTATGTTCTGAAGGCAATGAAATTTTGTGAAAGACCACAGGTTGATGATATGGCACACAATTTTACTGCAGATGGAGGTGAAGGTTCTAGCATGTCAAATATGTATCAAACGCAGATACCTCTTCCTCCAATGTCAAACACAACAATTAGGCCTCCCACCTCACCGCCTCTTCCTGGAATACTAAAAGCACGCGTCAAGCATGAGCATTGATCAACAACAAGAAGTTTGAACATCTCTCCATAAACAATACTCTCAGCATGTCTGTATATTTTTGTAAAGTAATTTGCCAGAAGTTGGTTAGGCCCCTAATGATCATCCTTACCTCATTAGATTGCCGTCTTTAGAAACTTCTAGGGGGTTGTGCTTCTGGCAAGTTGCATGTCCATTATTCACTATTGTAATCACTTGTCATATTCTTTTGCTGCTTTTTGGCCTCCAAATGTAGTAGAAGTGACTCTAGAGGATTGTCCAGCTCCAtaggaaaaattataaaatcagttctacaattggacttgtattgtataTTGCATTTGTCTCCACTTGTTCAATTATGTTATTGCCAATTTGCCCCGCTACCATGAGAAAGTTTCTAGGGATACAACTTGTTCTACTGAAGTGGTAGGTTGTAAATGATGTAAACTTAAAGTGATTTTGTGAAAATGATTGTTTACCACTCACAACTTGTCATCTCAACAAGGCATGATAAAAGTTGTGGAACAAATTGCGGTCAAAACAAAGATGTACAACCATAAATCACAATTTTCTGAAGGAAgctaataagaaaattttaacaagGAAGCTAAAAAGAGAAGACAAGTAATAGAAACTGATCATTTCAACTCTTGCTTTAAAACCTTATTAGTTTTACTTCTGGCAATTGCAATGGAAAAACTTAACCCTAAAATTTGAAGAGGCTCCTGTTCCTTACATTGATTTTAAGTGTTTCTTGCTTTAAAATCTTTGAAGTTCCACTTCTTGCGGTGGCAATGGAAAAGCCTACTTTTAGGTCAAGTTTCACATCTTGCAGTGGTAATGAAAAAGCCTACTTTTGGGTCAAATAGAGTATTAGAGTTggcaaaaaataagttaattttgagTTAAATCTACTCTATTCTACTTTATTCTCCACAATCCAAATGAACcatacaatttgaaaaaaactCATGTTCCTTACATTGATATAAGTGTTTCTTAGCGATCATTTGgccatgaaaataaatattttttagcaattaattaatttttgcataaaaaaagtgatatttacTATGTTAGtagtggtaggttcaaattgaaactaataataatttgttatttatgatttgtttataaacatgTTGTACTAAACGCATCTAATCTTcctaaaatttgtaaaataaagtTATTACAATTATGTTGTATCAATCACAATCCTCCATCTtagttgttttaaaaataaagttatgaatttttgttggataaataaaattttttatttgttttggataATATTAGACTTTGTTATCCTTGCCTTTAGTCTAGTAATAAatcttttgtgattttgggtaGAAGGAAAACAAATTAGAGTTACAAACTCCGTCCATCAATGGCTGCCTCAACCGGTTCCTCCAATCCATCTCCGGCTCCACTCCCTCCTAAAATCCTGCTAGCAAAGCCGGGACTCGTCACGGGCGGCCCAGTCTCCGGTAAGTTCGGCCGCGGCGATGACGATACGGCGTCGCATCGGTCCCGCCTCCCTCCAATTGGATCGCTCAACCTCCTCTCCGATTCATGGGACTTTCACATCGATCGCTTTCTCccggtactctctctctctctctctgtgtgcaaccaaacaaaacaaagcccCAAAAGTAAAGGTACCTTGCTACTAATGGTGTTTAGGGTTTTAATAAAATGCAGTTTCTAACAGAGAATACAGATTTTACTGTGGTGGGAGTGATTGGTCCACCTGGGGTTGGCAAGTCCACCATTATGAACGAGCTTTATGGTTTTGATGCTTCTTCACCTGGTTAGTATTTACTAATGCTTCCAAttctttcgtttttttttttttagttgaaatttGTGGTGGTTGGGATAAGAATAAGATagggttttttttggtttacttGCAATGCAAGGAATGCTACCGCCATTCGCGATAGAGACAGAGGAAAGTAGAGCAATGGCAAGACATTGTAGTATGGGCATTGAACCTAGGATTTCTTCCGAACGCATTATACTTCTCGATACCCAGGTAAAggttttatttatgattttgttgCTCTTTTGTTTGAAGTACATATTCTttgtttcaattaaaaatttcaaatgcaaaaaaccactaaaaaaaaaaatatagtaaagaAAAATTGACAATGTAGAAGCTATAGACACTTAGACACAAACATAATGTAATTTCCACTTCGGTCAAAGTGCTTCATCATTTTCTTGAATGCAATGTGAaagtattctttttttcttagtaGCTCTTCCCTCATTTTCTTAGTACCCAAACaggaaagaacaaaaataataaaaataaaaaagaaagaaaagaaaagagagagggtGATAATTCACAAAGAGGCCATCTGGGTCGCCCCACCCAAGAAAATGGACCCTTTTAACTATACCTGAAAGGCTGAAACTTCCACACTCTtaatataagaagaagagaaaaaaaaaaaaaccattgtcACAGCCTCTTCTTATAtgtccagagagagagagagagagagagagagtaatgtGTTCTTTTGTAAGTTTTCTTTGTCTACTCCAACATTAATGGTCaaaatgttaattaattttGTCAAGAATATGTCTGTATCAGGTATTCCTCTGTGCTATTGAATTTCACACATTAAGTCACGAGTTGAGAATCGTAGAGATCTTCTAGAGTTGAAGCAAGTTTGGGAAGCAAAAACTTGGGAGTTGGGAAGAATGAAAGAAATCTttatgtgactaattacgtgCTTTATGTGGCTAAATGACTAATGGGACAGTAAGGCACTTTGTGTGTACATGCTTCACTTCATAATTTCTAATGTGCCTTTCTATTGACCATGGTGACTGTGTTATATATTTAACATCTGTCATGCCATACAAATAATCTTTAATCATGAATGTAATATTCCCAAGCGATTTCTTTAATAAACACTATAGAAAGACATTTGTAAGTAAATATTTGTCATCATGGACAAGTATAAGAAACTGGTGAATACTTACTTGAGGGTAAGTTAATTATTAATATCTGTTTCCTTTTTGGTGGGTGGGGAGTTTGGTTGGCAAGAGTTCTGGTCAGTGTTTTCTTCTTGACAAGTTAGCTTTTACAGCTTGCTTTCTTTTACATGTTTGAAGAGGCATGGGTATCATCATTAATATCTTTCTGCTTTTCACTCTCTCAGTGGAAAACAAGTCAACGCTCATAGTATCAGTAGCATGTCAGATACATTACATGAGGATTTGAAAGTTACTCCCCTTTTTCTGTGTTTTGGTTTCAATGTTTTCAGGCATTCTCTATATCTTGAGGTATCTTCattcatttataatatattcTTCTTGAATTGCAGCCCGTATTTAGTCCTTCTGTTTTAGCTGAGATTATGAGACCTGATGGCTCATCCACAATATCAGTTCTAAGTGGTGAGTCTCTATCTGCTGAATTGGCTCATGAACTTATGAGTATTCAGGTAAACTTTAAGACTTAAGTgtgtttattaatttatttgttttcttaagaTAAAAGGCAGTCTTCTAAATACATTTCATGTTTCCTGATTTTTGCTTTTATCATTGATTTATCAATTATCTTTAGTGTTGTGCAATTGAGCACGTGTTTACAACTGTTGAAGTTTGAAGGTCTTATGAACTTGTCTTTTTCTGCCATGCTGCAAGGAATCCTTCTAGCTTGGTGTTCTCCTGGCATCTATTTGTCACGTATTGCTTGTTGTATCAGATGGAGTTCATGATAACAACATGTGGCGTTTGATGTTGACTGTAAGATTCTCTTCTTGATTACTGCTTGTCATATGTTTTATATAAGTAACTTAGCCAATAAAGTCTTGCTTAAATTGCTTTTTCTCCTCCTACACTAATGGATTCATCATTCAAGACCCGCATATTGTGTGTgcaacttaccaataaaaaaacttaagaGTAACTTATGTACAAGCACATCGTATcgcctttttattatatttaaaaattatatttatttattttatgcttAAGATTTCTATTGaaattaatgtttaaaaattattttcctccTACACTAATGGATTCATCGTTCAAGACCTGCTTATTGTGTGTGCAACTAACCAATAAAAAAACCTAAGAGTAACTTATGTACAAGCACATTGtatctccttttttatttatttatttatttgttatatgcTTAAGATTTCTATTGAaattaatgtttcaaaattattttccttaCATGTTTGAATGTGCTTCTTGTGTTCAATTGTGGTTCTCAGGCTTATATGATGATAGATTTTAGGGTAGTTGTAACTATCTACCCAAAACTATGAGGCCGTGTTTCATAACTTTCACTTACTTGTTTGAACGTGGTTCTTGCATTCAAATGTGGCTCTCAAGCTTAGCTGATATTACATTGTAGGGTAGTTGTAAAGCAgctaaattttaaacatttactTATATTATaccgattaaaaaaaaattgtaggatAGTTGTGTATTCAATATATGATGTCCACCTTAAACTACGAATTTCTACAATGCACTCCAATTTTAGATTAATGTTAAAAATAACACATTAGTAAGCTGATTGGAATGGATATAGTAAATTAATGGGAACTAATCCATTAATTTGACATAATAGTGAACCCTATCACCTGACTAACCCactaattcaataattatgaCAAATTAGCGAACCCAATCAACCCTCCAGCCTACTAATTTAATAATGTTGACAATAATTTTGGATGGTGGAGTGGACATTGAAAATCAGAGTGTTGATTCGTTTTTTCCCCCATTAATATTTTTCTGCAGCTTCTGCCAAACCTTTGTGTATTTGCAATTGTTGATATAGCTCCTATTCTCTGACTGTAGCGACCATGAATTGCCTTTAATGGGCAACACATGCAGTGCTTTGGTGCACAAAAATTTGGTGGTCAAAGTgatttttctcaattaaaacTCTATTTCCAAGTGTATTTGGCATTTCAGATTGTGATGGCTGATGTAATATGctcatttctttttataattttaatttttaaaatgcctATTCTCCATTGAAAGTTTAAACATATTGGTGTTATGGACCTTATGGTTGTGTAACAACTAACAAGACTGATCATTACATGGAAAATTAAAGTTGGACTGAAGTTATAACTATTGCATATCaccagactctctctctctctctctcttcccaatATTAAGTATTTAAGGTTCCTGTTAAGTAGTTTGATTAAAATCACGTCTTCTTTGTATTTGTAAATGAGAACTTCTTTGTAGATTTTGGATTTGCATTaacttctttaaattttaatgggGGAATGTTGTTTTCTTTGCCATACTTCTTCCATGTGATCTCTTGCATGATATCTCCGTGCAGGTGGACTTGTTGAAACATGGCATTCCTGACCCATCTTCACTAATCCCTGCTCATTCCCTGAGCTCAAATTTGGGGCctgaaaaggaaaacaaagataaaGTTCATGAAAGTGAAGAGTATATGGCTGCTCCAGTTTTTGTCCATACAAAGTGAGCGATATTTTCACACATGTTTTTCACCATCATAAATGGAGATATAATTATGGTTTGTTTGACAAAAGGTTAGAAGTTAGAAGAAATGATTAAAACATGACAAGGGCAAAAGGATTGAATATGCCTTGATCCACCTTTTGTGATATCACTTATGTTCTATTCATGTCCAGATTCATTTGTTTCTATGTGATGTCATcactggcggagccagaggggggcgagggggggcaccggccccccctgactcctaattttttttttttgtattagtaatcacatggaggaaaaaaaaaagacttctacttgttgaaacttgaaagtgaccaaaccacctatttcactattttttttaaattttttttataacattatttacacaatttttactatttatgatacttttcacagcattttatctttgaatgatgctagagatattacaaattttactacttatgtcttacaaattggcatgttatcaatcacaaaaaataatttcaaacatttattcattatattttttatgtaacactaatcatatttttactccatcagtttgtaaattttttagtagttatgaatttgttgtttttgtttatttattttaataatatgaaatatattcatatttgcttacaatcgttt
This genomic interval carries:
- the LOC142618252 gene encoding uncharacterized protein LOC142618252 isoform X3, which translates into the protein MGLSHRSLSPENTDFTVVGVIGPPGVGKSTIMNELYGFDASSPGMLPPFAIETEESRAMARHCSMGIEPRISSERIILLDTQPVFSPSVLAEIMRPDGSSTISVLSGESLSAELAHELMSIQLGVLLASICHVLLVVSDGVHDNNMWRLMLTVDLLKHGIPDPSSLIPAHSLSSNLGPEKENKDKVHESEEYMAAPVFVHTKLHDQDLTPHNIVQLRKAILQYFGMSSFMRDKSGNMTKDQPFSSVASGAQSIDPDSVWPNLFVIPMKNKDESPRGQYESFNTSLWKMRDQVLSMKCPSFARTVSERDWLKNVAKIWELVKSSPIIAEYSKTLQSSGLFRR
- the LOC142618252 gene encoding uncharacterized protein LOC142618252 isoform X2 gives rise to the protein MAASTGSSNPSPAPLPPKILLAKPGLVTGGPVSGKFGRGDDDTASHRSRLPPIGSLNLLSDSWDFHIDRFLPFLTENTDFTVVGVIGPPGVGKSTIMNELYGFDASSPGMLPPFAIETEESRAMARHCSMGIEPRISSERIILLDTQPVFSPSVLAEIMRPDGSSTISVLSGESLSAELAHELMSIQLGVLLASICHVLLVVSDGVHDNNMWRLMLTVDLLKHGIPDPSSLIPAHSLSSNLGPEKENKDKVHESEEYMAAPVFVHTKLHDQDLTPHNIVQLRKAILQYFGMSSFMRDKSGNMTKDQPFSSVASGAQSIDPDSVWPNLFVIPMKNKDESPRGSIHEVPFICKDCFRT
- the LOC142618252 gene encoding uncharacterized protein LOC142618252 isoform X1; protein product: MAASTGSSNPSPAPLPPKILLAKPGLVTGGPVSGKFGRGDDDTASHRSRLPPIGSLNLLSDSWDFHIDRFLPFLTENTDFTVVGVIGPPGVGKSTIMNELYGFDASSPGMLPPFAIETEESRAMARHCSMGIEPRISSERIILLDTQPVFSPSVLAEIMRPDGSSTISVLSGESLSAELAHELMSIQLGVLLASICHVLLVVSDGVHDNNMWRLMLTVDLLKHGIPDPSSLIPAHSLSSNLGPEKENKDKVHESEEYMAAPVFVHTKLHDQDLTPHNIVQLRKAILQYFGMSSFMRDKSGNMTKDQPFSSVASGAQSIDPDSVWPNLFVIPMKNKDESPRGQYESFNTSLWKMRDQVLSMKCPSFARTVSERDWLKNVAKIWELVKSSPIIAEYSKTLQSSGLFRR